Proteins encoded together in one Psychrobacter sanguinis window:
- the ssb gene encoding single-stranded DNA-binding protein — MRGINKVIIIGNLGADPETRQFSNGGSVTNISVATSEQWTDKQTGEKREATEWHRISLFNRLGEIAAQYLRKGSKVYIEGSLRTRKWQDQNGQDRYTTEIRADQMQMLDGATGGMGQTTPTGFGSQPPQNGNFGGQGQGGGYPQGGNQGGGQSYGNQDGYPQGGNNFGNQAPSNNQNTFAPKAPSAPAPQPQQTPAFNNQTTTPAGGMTDTPKDDDIPF; from the coding sequence ATGCGTGGTATCAATAAAGTAATTATCATAGGTAACTTAGGCGCAGATCCTGAGACTCGTCAGTTTAGTAATGGCGGCAGCGTGACCAATATTTCAGTGGCCACCTCTGAGCAGTGGACTGACAAGCAAACCGGTGAAAAGCGCGAAGCAACAGAATGGCATCGTATTTCATTATTCAATCGCTTGGGTGAAATTGCGGCTCAGTATTTGCGTAAAGGCAGCAAAGTGTACATTGAAGGCAGCTTGCGTACCCGTAAATGGCAAGACCAAAATGGTCAAGACCGTTACACTACCGAAATCCGTGCTGATCAGATGCAAATGTTGGATGGTGCAACCGGTGGTATGGGTCAAACGACGCCTACTGGTTTTGGCAGTCAGCCTCCACAAAATGGTAACTTCGGCGGTCAAGGCCAAGGTGGTGGCTACCCACAAGGCGGTAATCAAGGTGGCGGTCAGTCTTATGGCAATCAAGACGGCTACCCACAAGGTGGCAATAACTTTGGTAACCAAGCGCCAAGCAATAACCAAAATACTTTTGCTCCTAAAGCCCCAAGTGCGCCTGCACCACAGCCACAGCAGACTCCTGCTTTTAATAACCAAACGACGACGCCTGCGGGTGGCATGACTGATACACCAAAAGACGATGATATCCCATTCTAA
- a CDS encoding TatD family hydrolase, which translates to MPYPLIDTHTHFDDFVFDEDRIDLATSAYDSGVRHLLLIGYLAKYFDRMRQTQQQLEKAESDLALPKVYLASGLHPAYIAQHTEADLAQLANFLQSYPHVAIGEIGLDTFTDELKTDKSVAKQKRFFIAQLDLAIQHQLPVLLHIRKAHADCLAILKSHNYNAHKLGGIAHSFSGGEQEAKAFVKLGFKLGVTGQITNTNAKKLRRAIAAAVETYGIECLVLETDCPDMTPVCCQQGDEPTRNVPGNLNFVLQSLSELLGVSEEVLAKQLWQNSCDALRVDWAYPL; encoded by the coding sequence ATGCCTTATCCGCTGATAGACACCCATACTCATTTTGATGATTTTGTCTTTGATGAAGATAGGATTGATTTGGCCACGTCGGCTTATGATTCTGGTGTGCGTCATTTGCTATTGATAGGTTATTTGGCCAAATACTTTGACCGTATGCGGCAGACACAGCAGCAGCTAGAAAAAGCTGAAAGCGATCTTGCCCTGCCAAAAGTCTATCTTGCTTCAGGGCTTCATCCTGCCTATATCGCCCAACATACCGAGGCCGATTTAGCACAGTTGGCAAACTTTCTACAAAGTTATCCTCATGTGGCTATTGGAGAGATTGGACTTGATACCTTTACCGACGAATTAAAAACAGATAAGTCGGTGGCGAAACAGAAGCGGTTTTTTATAGCCCAATTAGACTTAGCGATTCAGCATCAGCTACCCGTATTGCTGCACATTCGTAAGGCTCATGCCGACTGTTTGGCGATACTCAAAAGCCATAACTACAATGCGCACAAGCTTGGCGGTATTGCCCACAGCTTCAGTGGTGGCGAGCAAGAAGCTAAGGCCTTTGTAAAACTCGGATTTAAACTCGGAGTAACCGGACAGATTACCAATACTAATGCCAAGAAACTACGCCGAGCCATTGCTGCTGCTGTTGAAACCTATGGAATAGAATGTTTGGTACTAGAGACAGATTGCCCCGATATGACGCCTGTCTGCTGTCAACAAGGAGACGAGCCCACTCGAAATGTGCCAGGTAATTTGAACTTTGTGTTGCAAAGCTTGAGTGAACTACTGGGCGTCAGTGAGGAAGTCTTAGCCAAACAGCTGTGGCAAAATAGTTGTGACGCTTTAAGAGTAGATTGGGCATATCCTCTATAA